Proteins from a genomic interval of Equus quagga isolate Etosha38 chromosome 11, UCLA_HA_Equagga_1.0, whole genome shotgun sequence:
- the CCN2 gene encoding CCN family member 2 — MRQEGGEECEECPCLCRTPFSSLASRGRPERIKAGAARPSRTPPLFPQRAAACRPTRPARSPDGSRPADTPRPQPAGQAPGRPEPEPDPDPDPPPPARPPRPRRCAHLCAPTMSAAGPGPVRLAFALLFALCSRPAAGQDCSARCQCPGAPAPRCPAGVSLVLDGCGCCRVCAKQLGELCSERDPCDPHKGLFCDFGSPANRKIGVCTAKDGAPCIFGGTVYRSGESFQSSCKYQCTCLDGAVGCVPLCSMDVRLPSPDCPFPRRVKLPGKCCEEWVCDEPKDHTVVGPALAAYRLEDTFGPDPTMIRANCLVQTTEWSACSKTCGMGISTRVTNDNAFCRLEKQSRLCMVRPCEADLEENIKKGKKCIRTPKISKPVKFELSGCSSVKTYRAKFCGVCTDGRCCTPHRTTTLPVEFKCPDGEVMKKSMMFIKTCACHYNCPGDNDIFESLYYRKMYGDMA; from the exons ATGAGGCAGGAAGGTGGGGAGGAATGCGAGGAATGTCCCTGTTTGTGTAGGACTCCATTCAGCTCATTGGCGAGCCGGGGCCGCCCGGAGCGTATAAAAGCCGGGGCCGCCCGCCCCAGCCGCACACCGCCACTCTTCCCGCAGAGAGCAGCAGCCTGCCGCCCAACCCGGCCCGCCCGCTCCCCCGACGGCAGCCGCCCGGCAGACACTCCGCGACCACAGCCCGCCGGCCAGGCCCCCGGCCGACCCGAGCCCGAGCCCGATCCGGATCCGGAtcccccgccgcccgcccggccCCCGCGCCCTCGCCGCTGCGCCCACCTCTGCGCCCCGACCATGTCCGCCGCCGGCCCGGGCCCCGTGCGCCTCGCCTTCGCGCTCCTCTTCGCCCTGTGCAGCCGG CCCGCCGCCGGCCAGGACTGCAGCGCGCGGTGCCAGTGCCCCGGCGCCCCGGCGCCGCGCTGCCCAGCCGGTGTCAGCCTCGTGCTGGACGGCTGCGGCTGCTGCCGCGTGTGCGCCAAGCAGCTGGGCGAGCTGTGCAGCGAGCGCGACCCCTGCGACCCGCACAAGGGCCTCTTCTGCGACTTCGGCTCCCCCGCGAACCGCAAGATCGGCGTGTGCACCG cCAAAGATGGTGCCCCCTGCATCTTCGGAGGGACGGTGTACCGGAGCGGAGAGTCCTTCCAGAGCAGCTGCAAATACCAGTGCACTTGCCTGGACGGGGCGGTGGGCTGCGTGCCCCTGTGCAGCATGGACGTTCGCCTGCCCAGCCCTGACTGCCCCTTCCCGCGGAGGGTCAAGCTGCCCGGGAAATGCTGCGAGGAGTGGGTGTGCGACGAGCCCAAGGACCACACCGTGGTTGGCCCCGCCCTCGCCG CCTACCGACTGGAAGACACGTTTGGCCCAGATCCAACTATGATTCGGGCCAACTGCCTGGTCCAGACCACAGAGTGGAGTGCCTGTTCCAAGACCTGTGGGATGGGCATCTCCACCCGCGTTACCAATGACAACGCCTTCTGCAGGCTGGAGAAGCAGAGCCGCCTCTGCATGGTCAGGCCTTGCGAAGCTGACCTGGAGGAGAACATTAAG AAGGGCAAAAAGTGCATCCGTACCCCCAAAATCTCCAAGCCTGTCAAGTTCGAGCTTTCTGGCTGCAGCAGCGTGAAGACATACAGGGCCAAGTTCTGCGGAGTGTGCACCGACGGCCGGTGCTGTACCCCCCACAGAACCACCACCCTTCCCGTGGAGTTCAAGTGTCCTGACGGCGAGGTCATGAAGAAGAGCATGATGTTCATCAAGACCTGTGCCTGCCATTACAACTGTCCCGGAGACAATGACATCTTTGAGTCACTGTACTACAGGAAGATGTATGGAGACATGGCATAA